One Paenibacillus sp. FSL H7-0737 DNA segment encodes these proteins:
- a CDS encoding sugar phosphate isomerase/epimerase family protein encodes MKKGINIWSFREGTEIKECVRLAKAAGFEGIELSLNESGELGLQTTEKEARILRDSINETGLEIAGLATGLYWSYAMTSESEANRTKAIDVCKKQLELAAALGVDTILVIPGAVGVDFIEGCEVVDYEKAYDRALEAISHLAKDAEQAGVSIGLENVWNKFLLSPLELRTFIDTVGSSYVGSYLDVGNIVHSGYPEQWIRILGHRIKKVHFKDYRRTAGGLHGFVDLLAGDVDYPAVMKALEDIGYNNYVTGEMIPSYTHYTEQIIFNTSAAMDAILGRTTFKA; translated from the coding sequence ATGAAAAAGGGAATAAACATCTGGTCGTTTCGCGAAGGAACTGAAATTAAAGAATGCGTACGTCTAGCCAAAGCGGCTGGATTTGAGGGGATCGAGCTGTCATTAAATGAGTCAGGTGAACTTGGCCTGCAAACCACTGAGAAAGAAGCGCGTATCCTTCGTGATTCTATTAATGAAACGGGTCTGGAGATCGCGGGGCTGGCAACAGGTCTATATTGGTCTTATGCGATGACTAGTGAATCTGAAGCGAATCGAACCAAGGCAATCGACGTATGCAAAAAGCAACTGGAGCTGGCGGCTGCGCTAGGTGTAGATACAATTCTTGTCATCCCTGGCGCTGTTGGTGTGGATTTCATCGAGGGCTGTGAGGTTGTTGATTATGAAAAAGCTTATGATAGAGCGCTGGAAGCGATTAGTCATTTAGCCAAGGATGCTGAGCAAGCAGGCGTTTCTATTGGTCTTGAAAATGTGTGGAATAAATTCTTGCTGTCTCCGCTTGAATTACGTACTTTTATTGATACGGTCGGTTCCAGTTATGTAGGTTCCTATCTTGATGTTGGAAATATCGTGCATTCCGGTTATCCAGAGCAGTGGATACGGATTCTAGGCCATAGAATTAAAAAAGTGCATTTCAAGGATTACCGTCGGACGGCTGGTGGGCTTCATGGATTTGTTGATCTGCTTGCCGGAGATGTCGATTATCCAGCAGTTATGAAAGCGCTTGAAGACATTGGATACAACAATTATGTTACCGGTGAAATGATACCGTCATACACACATTATACGGAGCAAATTATTTTTAATACTTCTGCAGCTATGGATGCCATTCTCGGACGTACCACTTTCAAAGCTTAA
- a CDS encoding AraC family transcriptional regulator encodes MSDKDPSYPLRKQVPSRDWAPGIHYAQLQTLPPCTFQRRRLYDFELLYVRQGKLLTKMDTEEYILNAGQLIFLSSGVYHQNIILSDSDTKLIGIHFDFFGESIITHDEDMVVNEDEVIHDKFAFEAVTVPFMPLSQEPIYSPPPECVHAMEQLVHEFTMRPAGYEWVCRGLLLGILTSLLRTQSSRDAAKSSVHTERIRALIDEIEERLAERWTNKSMATSMNMHEDHFAKLFREVAGMPPGEYLRSIRHREARKLLRETDWPIERVGDQVGYSDIHYFSRVFTANEGISPRAYRKLSRIL; translated from the coding sequence ATGTCTGACAAAGATCCCTCTTACCCACTGAGAAAGCAGGTACCCTCTCGTGATTGGGCACCCGGAATTCACTATGCACAATTGCAGACACTTCCACCTTGCACCTTCCAAAGAAGAAGGCTATATGACTTCGAGCTACTATATGTTCGCCAGGGCAAATTATTAACAAAGATGGATACGGAAGAATATATACTGAACGCTGGGCAGCTAATTTTCCTCTCATCTGGGGTATATCATCAGAATATTATCCTGTCAGATTCAGATACTAAGCTTATTGGAATCCATTTTGATTTCTTTGGGGAATCAATTATTACACATGATGAAGATATGGTAGTTAATGAGGATGAAGTCATACACGATAAATTCGCCTTTGAAGCCGTAACTGTCCCCTTCATGCCATTGTCACAAGAACCGATCTACTCCCCGCCACCCGAATGTGTTCATGCCATGGAACAGCTCGTTCATGAATTCACTATGCGGCCTGCCGGCTATGAGTGGGTCTGTCGAGGGCTACTACTTGGTATTCTGACTTCGCTGCTTCGAACGCAAAGCTCCCGAGATGCAGCTAAGTCTTCAGTTCACACCGAACGGATCAGGGCATTAATAGACGAGATAGAAGAGCGGTTAGCAGAACGCTGGACCAATAAATCCATGGCCACATCCATGAATATGCATGAGGACCACTTTGCCAAGCTCTTTCGTGAGGTCGCAGGTATGCCCCCCGGAGAATACCTCCGCTCGATCCGGCATAGGGAAGCGCGTAAGCTGCTGCGAGAAACGGATTGGCCGATTGAGAGGGTGGGCGATCAGGTCGGCTATTCCGATATCCATTATTTCAGCAGGGTGTTCACGGCGAATGAGGGGATTTCTCCGCGGGCGTATCGCAAGTTGTCTCGGATTCTCTAG
- the gnpA gene encoding 1,3-beta-galactosyl-N-acetylhexosamine phosphorylase, translating to MDKGRFTLPGETGMEEVIADLVERWGVDAVRDSDGTSLSQDILDMGLQIYSTLCLVREDNEWAKQHPQYRQQIYLMSAPLIATSKVKTIDIMADFFADQFVPNTDVDIKKYWQVVNRTTGEIVPSAHWSYAEGIVTLEQAEQFHKYTVSFLAYQIWEPVSMYNHITNNWTEEHRLPLDVRYPEAQEHVLKVLKDWLAKHPKTDIVRFTTFFYNFDLIFNKEGKEKQVNWFGYLSCVSPLALDQFEQAYGYRLTAEDFVDQGRYNTPFMNPTPRYLDWMEFNQKFIAGYAKQCVDMVHDFGKKAIMFFGDHWAGTEPYGKYFSEIGLDAVVGAAGDGVTTRMIADIPIKDTEARFYPYFFPDVFFEGGDPVGESMPIWIKCRRALMRKSVGRMGYGGYLSLAYQFPNFIDHVTEIATQFKGIHANAEGTQPYKASFKVAILNTWGYIRSWQTHQVAHSLWNQRCYSYIGALESLAGLPFDIEFISFDDIGQHGIDPSIGVIINAGDVHTSWSGGDHWSDPKVVSSIREWVHQGGGFIGIGDPTAYEHQGVLFQLADILGVQKEMGFTASVNKPKVTPVKEHFITEDLEGDIDYGEGMTMIYQAEIGAQVLDVHDNSCNLAVNSFGQGRGVYIAGLPYSIQNTRLLSRAIFWAAHQEEQLYSWFSLNPNVECHAYPETGRYCAVNNTAETQKTTILMENDLRIELELNGMESVWLDMNM from the coding sequence GTGGACAAAGGAAGATTTACACTACCTGGTGAAACAGGAATGGAAGAGGTCATAGCCGATCTTGTAGAGAGATGGGGCGTAGATGCTGTACGTGACAGTGATGGCACGAGTCTATCGCAGGACATTCTTGATATGGGTCTGCAAATCTATTCAACGCTTTGTCTGGTACGTGAGGACAACGAGTGGGCAAAGCAGCATCCACAGTATAGACAGCAGATTTATCTGATGTCTGCACCATTGATTGCGACATCGAAGGTGAAGACCATTGATATTATGGCAGATTTTTTTGCAGATCAATTTGTTCCTAATACAGATGTGGATATTAAAAAGTATTGGCAGGTTGTAAACCGGACCACAGGAGAAATAGTACCTTCGGCACATTGGAGTTATGCAGAGGGGATCGTCACGCTTGAGCAGGCGGAACAGTTTCACAAATATACCGTCAGTTTCTTGGCCTATCAGATTTGGGAACCGGTCTCTATGTACAATCACATCACGAATAACTGGACGGAAGAGCATCGCTTACCACTGGATGTTCGTTATCCCGAGGCGCAAGAGCATGTATTGAAGGTGCTGAAAGATTGGCTAGCAAAGCATCCGAAGACTGATATCGTTCGTTTTACTACCTTCTTTTATAATTTCGACTTGATTTTTAATAAGGAAGGTAAGGAGAAGCAAGTTAATTGGTTTGGCTATCTAAGCTGCGTAAGTCCATTAGCATTAGATCAGTTTGAACAAGCTTATGGATATCGTCTGACTGCGGAAGATTTTGTGGATCAAGGACGATATAATACACCGTTTATGAATCCGACGCCAAGGTATTTGGACTGGATGGAATTTAATCAGAAATTCATTGCAGGTTATGCCAAACAATGTGTTGATATGGTGCATGATTTCGGTAAGAAAGCCATTATGTTCTTTGGGGATCACTGGGCAGGGACAGAGCCTTATGGTAAATATTTTTCCGAGATTGGGCTAGATGCAGTGGTCGGGGCTGCCGGAGATGGGGTTACGACCCGTATGATCGCGGATATTCCTATTAAGGATACCGAAGCCCGGTTCTACCCTTACTTCTTCCCAGATGTATTCTTTGAAGGTGGAGATCCTGTTGGAGAGTCCATGCCGATCTGGATAAAATGTCGCCGGGCACTTATGCGTAAATCGGTTGGAAGAATGGGGTATGGCGGATATCTAAGTCTGGCGTACCAATTCCCTAATTTTATTGATCATGTGACGGAGATTGCGACTCAGTTTAAAGGAATTCATGCAAATGCTGAAGGGACTCAGCCGTATAAAGCATCGTTTAAAGTGGCGATTCTTAATACTTGGGGCTACATTCGCAGCTGGCAGACGCACCAAGTGGCTCACTCTTTATGGAATCAAAGATGTTATTCCTACATAGGGGCACTGGAGTCACTCGCAGGCTTGCCTTTCGACATTGAATTTATAAGCTTTGATGATATTGGACAACACGGGATTGATCCTAGTATCGGTGTGATCATTAACGCGGGTGATGTCCATACTTCTTGGAGTGGCGGAGATCATTGGAGCGATCCGAAAGTGGTATCTAGCATTCGTGAATGGGTGCATCAAGGCGGCGGCTTTATTGGAATTGGTGATCCAACGGCATATGAGCATCAAGGGGTTCTCTTTCAACTAGCAGATATTTTAGGTGTTCAAAAGGAAATGGGTTTTACAGCAAGCGTTAATAAGCCTAAGGTAACGCCAGTAAAGGAGCATTTCATTACGGAAGATCTGGAAGGCGACATTGATTATGGTGAAGGGATGACCATGATTTATCAAGCGGAGATTGGAGCACAAGTCTTGGATGTGCACGACAATAGCTGCAATCTTGCCGTGAATTCATTTGGGCAGGGTCGAGGCGTTTATATTGCAGGGCTGCCGTATAGTATCCAGAATACTAGATTACTGAGCCGGGCGATCTTTTGGGCTGCACATCAAGAGGAACAATTGTATTCTTGGTTCTCATTGAATCCGAATGTAGAGTGTCATGCTTACCCTGAGACTGGCCGCTATTGTGCTGTAAATAACACAGCGGAGACCCAAAAGACGACAATCCTGATGGAGAACGATTTGAGAATAGAGCTGGAATTGAACGGAATGGAAAGTGTGTGGCTGGATATGAATATGTAA
- a CDS encoding carbohydrate ABC transporter permease, with the protein MNSNQQSLIKINIINWITRLFLIVATIVLLYPFVWNLLASFKSNTEFLTDPFSFPQALHLDNYVRAFQKSKMGSYFLNSIFLVVLSTAILVIFVVPIAYVLTRFKFWGSKMILNIYMACIFLQASYIMVPLFIQVNSFGMLDNRGMLGLIYAVLQFPFAIFVLSGFLRSVPRDYEEAAKIDGCGNTGVLVRIIAPLAKPGIVTVCMLAAMGFWNEYPLALVLIQTDSKKTLPVGLANLFEVQRYATDWSALFAALILVLIPTILLYVVGQKQLLQGISAGGIKG; encoded by the coding sequence GTGAATAGTAATCAACAGAGTCTTATAAAAATAAACATTATCAATTGGATCACTCGGCTGTTTCTGATTGTGGCTACTATTGTTTTGTTATATCCGTTTGTATGGAATCTTTTAGCCTCATTTAAGAGCAACACGGAATTTCTAACCGATCCTTTCTCCTTTCCACAAGCCTTACACTTGGATAACTATGTACGTGCTTTTCAGAAATCTAAGATGGGAAGTTATTTCCTGAATTCTATCTTTCTAGTGGTACTTTCCACTGCGATTCTAGTTATTTTTGTGGTCCCTATAGCTTATGTATTAACGAGATTTAAGTTTTGGGGTTCCAAAATGATTCTTAATATTTATATGGCCTGTATCTTTCTCCAAGCTTCTTATATCATGGTTCCTTTATTTATTCAGGTGAATTCTTTCGGGATGCTGGACAATCGCGGGATGCTCGGTTTGATCTATGCTGTCCTTCAGTTTCCTTTTGCGATCTTTGTGTTAAGCGGATTTCTGCGATCTGTCCCTAGAGATTATGAAGAGGCCGCCAAGATTGACGGTTGCGGGAATACAGGGGTACTCGTCAGAATCATTGCGCCACTAGCTAAGCCGGGAATTGTAACGGTCTGTATGCTGGCAGCGATGGGCTTTTGGAATGAGTATCCACTGGCATTAGTTCTAATTCAAACGGATAGCAAAAAAACATTACCGGTGGGTTTAGCCAATCTGTTTGAGGTTCAAAGGTATGCTACAGATTGGAGCGCACTATTTGCCGCATTGATCTTGGTACTCATTCCAACGATTCTCCTATATGTGGTAGGACAAAAACAATTGCTCCAAGGAATAAGCGCTGGTGGAATTAAGGGCTGA
- a CDS encoding carbohydrate ABC transporter permease, with protein MSEMQLTEVAPRNRKLKTKSTKTKNPKLFIAVCTIPALLLTLVFMIIPTFRAFVMSFTDATGMSDENKFIFLDNYKYMFQDEMFLKALSNTFKLMLVVPVVTLAFGLVLAFLLTQTKLKERGFYRTVFFFPSIISLTVVGIIWSFVFHPNMGILNNILSSIGLDQLTMTWLGDSRTALWCVAVTLIWQAVGYYMVMYIAAIDGISADVFESATIDGAGYFRKLVSITIPLLKEIIGITFVLSLAGTINLSFIVVTIMTGGGPAGGTTVLLHYMYTQGFQNANFGYAMAIAIFTLAFAFVLSFLSRLLTNRAEG; from the coding sequence ATGTCTGAGATGCAACTAACGGAAGTAGCTCCTAGAAACAGAAAATTAAAGACTAAGTCAACGAAAACTAAAAATCCGAAGCTATTCATAGCCGTATGTACCATTCCTGCGCTCCTGTTGACTCTCGTATTTATGATCATTCCAACCTTTCGGGCATTCGTTATGTCTTTTACGGATGCAACCGGGATGAGTGATGAGAACAAGTTTATCTTTCTGGATAACTATAAATATATGTTCCAAGATGAGATGTTCCTCAAAGCGCTTAGTAATACGTTCAAGCTGATGCTGGTCGTGCCGGTGGTTACCTTAGCCTTTGGCTTAGTGCTTGCTTTTCTATTGACGCAGACGAAGCTGAAAGAGAGAGGCTTTTACCGGACGGTATTCTTTTTCCCAAGCATTATCTCTTTGACGGTAGTCGGGATCATATGGTCCTTTGTGTTTCATCCGAACATGGGGATCTTGAACAATATTCTCTCAAGTATTGGGCTGGATCAACTGACTATGACTTGGCTTGGGGATAGCCGAACTGCATTATGGTGCGTTGCGGTCACTCTGATCTGGCAGGCGGTTGGTTACTATATGGTGATGTATATCGCTGCAATAGATGGGATTTCTGCGGATGTGTTCGAGTCGGCGACCATTGATGGTGCAGGGTATTTCCGGAAGCTTGTCAGCATTACGATCCCACTGTTAAAAGAAATCATTGGAATAACCTTCGTGCTGTCCCTGGCGGGTACGATCAATTTAAGCTTTATCGTCGTAACAATCATGACCGGCGGTGGACCGGCAGGTGGTACTACTGTATTACTCCATTACATGTACACTCAAGGGTTCCAAAATGCGAACTTTGGTTATGCCATGGCTATCGCGATTTTTACGCTTGCGTTTGCCTTTGTCCTTTCTTTTCTGTCTAGACTACTTACAAATCGAGCAGAAGGGTAG
- a CDS encoding carbohydrate ABC transporter substrate-binding protein produces the protein MRKTMSTLLAVTLLGVGLIGCGNSTNTPAASKDSNSTKATSTAEATSTTNAENTSKEDAKKDFDNKELSIAVFQGGYGADYWNEIVSKFESTYPGVKVNMTINPKVGEVIRPQIVAGNPPDFLSVTDTEQSGIMLSLIKEKGLLDITDVFESKALDKDETLKDMILPGMLDSTRFQPYQDGKIYLAPFNAGPMGLIYNKTLFAEKGWSVPETWDEFFALGDELKKEENFLVNADGTKTKRALFTYQGIYPDYLEEILYPAIASAGGKETLDKVFAYEEGSFKNDTIKKVLDIFYKISKDGYLMDGTVALNHTQSQTDMMMGKALFIVNGNWMENEMKDSPRENGFEFGMTTVPVFNKGDQKYVLSSYEQFSIPAKAKNPELAKEFLKFLYTDESVKLFAEKANGAYALNGAKELSKPYLTKGVYDMFEAYNGSISILQGWQSLPKGSKVSVVTEMFKNTMTPVMTGQMTTDQWMDNVEKAFAQIRKEKAASK, from the coding sequence ATGAGAAAGACAATGAGTACGTTATTAGCAGTTACGCTGCTGGGTGTGGGGTTGATTGGTTGTGGGAATAGCACGAATACACCAGCTGCCTCAAAGGATTCGAATTCTACAAAAGCTACGAGTACAGCGGAAGCGACAAGTACAACGAACGCCGAGAATACTTCTAAAGAGGATGCTAAGAAGGATTTTGATAACAAGGAACTGAGTATTGCTGTATTCCAAGGTGGATATGGCGCCGATTATTGGAATGAAATTGTCAGTAAATTCGAGAGTACTTATCCAGGGGTAAAAGTGAATATGACGATCAACCCTAAGGTTGGTGAAGTGATCAGACCACAGATTGTTGCCGGTAATCCTCCTGACTTCCTATCTGTTACGGATACAGAGCAAAGTGGGATTATGCTTTCCCTGATTAAAGAAAAAGGACTTCTAGACATCACTGATGTATTCGAAAGCAAGGCCTTAGATAAAGATGAGACGCTAAAGGATATGATTCTTCCAGGAATGCTGGACAGCACAAGATTTCAGCCGTATCAAGACGGGAAGATCTATCTGGCACCTTTTAACGCTGGACCGATGGGCTTGATTTACAACAAAACTTTGTTCGCGGAAAAAGGCTGGAGTGTTCCTGAGACTTGGGACGAGTTCTTTGCATTAGGCGATGAGCTGAAAAAAGAAGAGAACTTCTTGGTCAATGCAGATGGAACGAAAACGAAAAGAGCGTTGTTCACTTACCAAGGTATCTATCCGGACTATTTGGAAGAAATTCTGTATCCTGCGATTGCTAGTGCGGGCGGTAAAGAAACGTTAGATAAAGTCTTTGCTTATGAGGAAGGTTCATTTAAGAACGATACGATCAAAAAAGTATTGGATATATTCTACAAAATATCTAAAGACGGATATCTGATGGATGGCACAGTTGCCTTGAACCATACCCAATCGCAGACTGATATGATGATGGGGAAAGCGTTGTTTATTGTAAACGGCAACTGGATGGAAAATGAAATGAAGGATTCACCAAGGGAGAATGGCTTTGAATTTGGGATGACAACCGTCCCTGTATTTAATAAAGGAGATCAGAAGTACGTACTTTCCAGCTATGAGCAATTCTCCATTCCTGCAAAAGCTAAAAATCCAGAGCTGGCTAAAGAATTCTTAAAGTTCCTGTATACGGATGAGTCCGTTAAATTATTCGCGGAAAAAGCTAATGGTGCGTACGCACTTAATGGTGCGAAGGAGCTGTCGAAGCCATACTTGACCAAAGGTGTATATGACATGTTTGAGGCTTACAATGGTTCCATTTCAATTCTGCAAGGCTGGCAATCCTTACCGAAGGGCTCCAAAGTTAGTGTAGTCACTGAAATGTTCAAGAATACGATGACGCCAGTCATGACAGGTCAAATGACCACTGACCAATGGATGGATAATGTTGAAAAAGCTTTTGCACAGATTCGTAAAGAGAAAGCAGCTAGTAAATAA
- a CDS encoding sensor histidine kinase, whose protein sequence is MIPIIFIGFYSYTIYSKSINNKLSKSTFQALTLLNRTMLSELNNYQYLAGSVSTNPIIQERLTAAPNEPAPSNATINHAMDNVYRTIYPGYVQNVRIIDSKNEPIYELGYDGIPNPKYGEIMKQVDLNAPYDSLNYVKSYRASHTIVLGRKIFDQEDIGVPLGYVFVFIGGELFSKVILSSVDLGTGSNLLIMNREGIVMSSNLKGTTLGEAYDKGQLFKQIKEQEAQKNHSFQGLVNGKMHQISYINNNQLGWYMISTVPFSYINSETSKITTGLLIVVSIIVILCILIIIVLYKSILKPIKQIIVFCNQIFYGNLSNRIEDHSNDEMGVLANRINSMVSRIEQLIEDQQKDQKRQRSLELQMLQSQINPHFLFNTLNSLRWLAMINQVPVLSDGISSLAELLRSTIIDQDEEITIKQELNNLDNYFAIQKIRYADRFDVEYDLDESVLHSLIPKLILQPIAENAIIHGVTDIGGKVLIRIKAYAKNEYTLVIEIIDNGKGFDTKKSEKADTLSGIGISNVADRIKLQYGESYGLFITSLVGQGTCCRLIIPKQTYEEDKG, encoded by the coding sequence GTGATTCCAATCATCTTTATAGGTTTCTATTCCTATACTATCTACTCCAAATCCATTAACAATAAATTAAGCAAATCTACCTTTCAGGCTTTGACACTGCTCAATCGAACGATGTTAAGCGAGCTTAATAACTATCAATATCTTGCCGGATCTGTTTCTACCAATCCTATTATTCAGGAGCGTTTAACGGCAGCACCTAATGAACCCGCTCCTAGCAATGCTACCATTAACCACGCTATGGATAATGTGTACAGAACCATTTATCCGGGATATGTTCAGAACGTTCGGATCATAGATTCCAAGAACGAACCTATTTATGAATTAGGCTATGATGGCATTCCCAATCCAAAGTATGGGGAAATCATGAAACAGGTAGATCTGAATGCCCCTTATGACAGTCTTAATTATGTAAAAAGCTATCGTGCTTCCCATACGATTGTCCTGGGGCGTAAAATTTTTGATCAAGAAGACATTGGCGTTCCATTAGGTTATGTGTTTGTTTTTATCGGCGGGGAGTTATTCTCAAAAGTCATTCTTTCCAGTGTGGACTTAGGAACAGGTTCTAATCTGCTTATCATGAATAGAGAAGGAATAGTGATGTCCTCCAACCTAAAGGGTACAACACTTGGAGAAGCGTATGATAAAGGTCAACTGTTTAAGCAAATCAAGGAACAAGAGGCACAGAAGAACCATTCCTTTCAAGGCTTAGTCAATGGCAAAATGCATCAGATCTCCTATATCAATAATAATCAATTAGGCTGGTACATGATTTCTACGGTTCCTTTCTCTTATATTAATTCTGAGACAAGTAAAATCACCACTGGACTCCTTATCGTCGTCAGCATCATTGTAATCCTTTGTATCCTAATTATCATCGTTTTGTATAAAAGCATCCTAAAGCCTATCAAACAAATTATTGTCTTCTGTAATCAAATTTTTTATGGCAATTTATCCAATCGTATAGAAGATCACAGCAACGATGAGATGGGTGTTCTTGCTAATAGGATTAATAGCATGGTCAGCCGGATTGAGCAACTGATAGAGGATCAGCAGAAAGATCAAAAGAGGCAGCGTTCGCTTGAATTACAAATGCTACAATCACAGATTAACCCTCATTTTTTATTCAACACTCTAAATTCCTTGCGATGGCTCGCAATGATTAACCAGGTTCCGGTGTTAAGTGATGGTATCTCCTCTCTCGCAGAATTACTGCGCAGTACCATCATCGATCAAGATGAGGAAATAACCATCAAACAAGAGCTTAATAATCTGGACAATTACTTTGCTATTCAAAAAATACGTTATGCTGATCGATTTGACGTTGAATATGATCTAGATGAATCGGTATTACATAGTCTGATCCCTAAACTTATTCTGCAGCCGATCGCTGAGAACGCTATCATCCATGGGGTTACGGATATTGGAGGAAAAGTTCTTATCCGCATTAAGGCTTACGCAAAAAATGAATACACACTTGTTATAGAAATCATTGATAACGGAAAAGGCTTTGATACGAAAAAATCGGAAAAGGCTGATACGCTGTCCGGTATCGGAATTTCTAATGTAGCCGATCGCATTAAGCTTCAATATGGTGAGAGCTACGGACTATTCATCACAAGCTTGGTGGGTCAAGGAACCTGTTGCCGCCTGATTATCCCCAAACAAACCTACGAAGAAGATAAGGGGTGA
- a CDS encoding response regulator transcription factor, whose translation MYNVMLVDDEPIVKVALRTMIPWEELGYMICATASDGVEALTLVEKFNPHIIITDLKMPNMDGLQLIKELNNRGFAGKILVASNHGEYELVREALVLGAVDYMLKISMKTADLIQLLEKSTQLIQEQLHSKQQLETQSQLLQHNLKSVKNAILKDYFTDPYYDMNQLEQQNSITLAFSDNSCYLFYITFEQNSASPSARKNQLSVSFIENIILDILETVDQFEIIQLESNALLLLISTDTLDNQQIIRTDFIHRVIQLIKMYISITPTIVYSQPIRGYAEAKVMLERCKESLEIQFYNEITIIDPEIVHLNDTLDFENVHEFSTNLIQAWKRSGVEAVNQATQNFLETCRSKQIKPAEAKTFIVNCLHYLPLCDAHIIVEDPKLLKTTIENIANSKRSAEILTQMELLFQLFSHQKQQIVTTHNRDVKQTIDYINANYQKKLTLSLIAKQVNLSENYLSRIFKEEVGQSIIHYINTVKMEKAAELILKGNPYVKEISTQIGIHDQFYFTRLFKKHFGVNPSEYKDYVQATLSSGN comes from the coding sequence ATGTATAATGTAATGCTGGTGGATGATGAACCCATTGTAAAAGTCGCGCTCAGAACCATGATTCCATGGGAAGAGCTTGGATATATGATCTGTGCTACAGCCTCTGACGGAGTTGAAGCTTTAACCCTTGTTGAGAAGTTTAATCCCCATATCATCATTACAGATCTCAAAATGCCTAATATGGATGGTTTGCAGCTGATAAAAGAACTCAATAACAGAGGGTTTGCCGGGAAAATCCTGGTGGCAAGTAACCACGGGGAGTATGAATTGGTTCGTGAAGCATTAGTACTTGGCGCTGTAGATTATATGCTTAAGATTAGTATGAAGACTGCGGACCTCATCCAGTTGCTGGAGAAATCCACGCAGCTAATCCAAGAACAGCTTCATTCCAAGCAGCAGCTAGAGACACAATCTCAGCTATTGCAACACAATTTAAAGAGTGTGAAGAATGCGATTTTAAAAGATTATTTTACCGACCCATATTATGATATGAATCAGCTTGAGCAGCAAAATTCTATAACACTCGCTTTTAGTGACAATAGCTGCTACTTGTTCTACATCACCTTTGAGCAAAATAGCGCCAGCCCTAGCGCACGTAAAAACCAGCTATCGGTATCCTTCATTGAAAACATCATCTTAGATATCCTGGAAACCGTAGATCAATTCGAAATTATTCAGCTTGAATCGAATGCATTGTTGCTGCTAATCTCCACTGATACCTTGGACAATCAGCAAATTATCCGTACCGACTTTATCCATAGAGTCATTCAGTTGATCAAAATGTATATTTCCATTACCCCTACCATTGTTTATTCCCAGCCCATTAGAGGATACGCTGAGGCGAAAGTAATGCTAGAGCGATGTAAAGAATCCTTGGAAATCCAATTTTACAACGAAATAACGATTATTGATCCCGAGATTGTCCATTTAAATGATACGCTCGATTTCGAAAACGTTCATGAGTTCTCTACGAATTTAATACAGGCCTGGAAACGTTCGGGCGTTGAAGCCGTTAATCAAGCCACTCAAAATTTCCTTGAAACCTGCAGATCGAAACAAATAAAGCCGGCTGAAGCCAAAACATTCATCGTCAATTGTCTGCACTATCTTCCATTATGCGATGCTCACATTATCGTTGAAGATCCAAAGCTTTTGAAAACAACTATTGAGAATATTGCAAACAGTAAACGAAGTGCTGAGATTCTAACGCAGATGGAGCTTTTATTTCAATTATTCTCACATCAAAAACAACAGATTGTGACTACCCATAATAGGGATGTTAAACAAACGATTGATTATATCAATGCAAATTATCAGAAAAAGCTGACCTTATCTCTGATTGCCAAGCAGGTCAACTTAAGTGAGAACTATCTATCCAGAATCTTTAAAGAAGAAGTCGGCCAAAGTATCATTCATTACATTAACACCGTAAAAATGGAGAAAGCCGCAGAGTTAATTCTAAAGGGCAACCCTTATGTCAAAGAGATTTCTACGCAAATCGGTATACATGATCAATTTTATTTCACCAGACTTTTCAAGAAGCATTTTGGAGTTAATCCGAGTGAATATAAAGATTATGTTCAAGCAACGCTTAGCTCAGGAAATTAA